The sequence below is a genomic window from Sulfuracidifex metallicus DSM 6482 = JCM 9184.
AGATGAGTTGAAGAGGTTCTTGAACGTTGGTGTGGACTACCTAGGCGTGGGTCTAGACACAACCGAGTCAATGTTCCCAAAGGTGGGTAAGCCCTTTTCCTTTTCCACTTACATGGACTTCATTAGGGAAGGAGTTAAGATATTCGGCAAGGGAAAGGTATTCGTACACCTAGTTTTCGGGTTGGGTGAGAGCTTAGATGAATTTCTTAACCTCATGCAGGAAATATACAATATTGGAGCAGAGGTAGCTCTCTTTGCCTTCACTCCGGTGAAGGGCACGCCGATGGAGAACAACTCTCCTCCAAGTTTACATCAATACCGCTTGGTTCAGACAGTAAGGTACTATCTTTCTAGAGGTATACCTCTCTCCAAGTTAATGAGGAACGGAGAGTTGACTTTACCCAGCGACTCGACCCATTACTTAACATCAGGCTGTCCCACATGTGATAGACCTTTCTATAACGAATCTCCCACTGCTCCTATTCCGTATAACTTCTCCGTGGTGATGAAGGATTAAGGGTTTCGTTCAGCTGCGGAAGTTCGCCACAATAAGCCTCACAGGAGGTTCTTGTGCTCTATCATGTTCCTACTGTTCCTCACACTATATTTCCTCTATGGAAGGTGCAATGTCTATAGATGAATTTGAAAAGGCAGTCAGAAGGATGAACTCAGTAGGTGTAAATGGATTTCTAGTGAGCGGTGGTTTCGATAGAGAGGGATCCCTTCACTTAAGTAAATACATTCCAGTCATGAGAAAGTTAAAGAGGGAATTGGGAGTGATCTTCAACGTTCATCCTGGGTTGCAGACAAAGGATGTAGTGGAGGATATGTCTGACGCGGTTGACATGGTTGACTTTGAGTTCACTTACACTGAGAAATCAATTAGGGAGAAGGGACTAAACAGGAAACCAGAAGATTACTTGAAAATGTTAGAGATCCTTATGGACAGAGGTCCAAAGTATGTTATACCTCACGTAATGGTAGGAATTCCGGGAGATGAACCTGAATCATCGATAAGGATTGCTTCATCATTTCATCCTTACTTAATTAACTTACTCGTGCTAATACCTACTAAGGGCACCCCTTCAGAAAGTTACGAAATGCCCAAGTTAGAAGACGTGGTAAAAGCGATGAAAATATCGTCATCATTGAACAAGACCTCACTTGGCTGCATGAGGCCTTATCCCATGAAAAAGGAATTGGACAAGATAGCAATGAACTACGTTGATAGGATTGCGAATCCACATCCTTCATTAAGAGACAACATGGAAATGTATGACGCTTGTTGTTCCCTACCAGAGGAATTCTTCGATCGTTTTAGAATGGGAGTTAGAAAATGAGGCTCATCATATCTGGTGGAGCGTCTGGAGAGGAGCAAATGGCGATGGATGAATCCATGCTCATTCTACTTTCAAACGGGTTATTGGAACCCACAGTTAGGATATGGAACTTCTTACCAACTACTCTTTCCATAGGAAGGTTTCTTGCATACGAAGATTGGGTAGACGAAGGTAAAAGATTAGAATTGTCAATTCCCGTAGTTAGGAGGTTTACCGGAGGAGGTCCAGCTCTTCACGACGAAAAAGGAGAAATAACATGGACCATCGTAGGGAATTTCTCCATGACTGAAGGATACGAAATTGCGGGGAAATCTATAGTCAACGCCGCAAGGGAGTTGGGTGTCTCAGCTACGTTTACTCCGATAAACGATGTAGAGGCAGAGGGAAAGAAAATATGCGGTATGGCCGGAGCGACCAGAAGGAGAGCTACCTTGATTCACGGTACTTTCATGTTCAACACCGACTTGTCAATGCTCTCCGTTATAAGGCTTCCCTCTGCAAAAGAGAGCGTAAGAGGTAGACCGTCATCTAGGGTAACTACTATCTCATTATTGCTGGGGAGAAGAGTAAGCAGAGAAGAAGCATTGACCGCAATAATAAATGGATTCTCATGGCTAGGTTTAAAGGAAGGAAATACGACCCAGATAGAGAGAGACCTAGCTAAGGAGTTAAGCTTCAAGTATAGCAATGAAAAGTGGACGAAGATCAGATAACCTCACATTAATGTGGAGTTCTTTAATTTTGATGCTGAAAAAGGTAGAAACGAAAAAGAAGGGGAAGAATAGAAGTTTGTCTTTCGCAATTCTAGAAAATTCTGTAAGAGTTTACTTGCAATCTACTTTTTGGCTGTAAACTGATAATCATTTCGCTTATCTAGATCCCTTATAAAAGATTATTACCTCTTCAGGCTATTATATCACATGTCTGGGATAGTCGTTACTGACATTGTAAAAATATATAGCACCCGCGGAAAGGAGGTTAAAGCCTTGGACGGTGTTTCCTTTGAGGCAAGGAAAGGCGAGATCACCTCCATTGTTGGGCATAACGGTGCTGGAAAGACTACAATGCTTAAGATTCTTTCAACCCTTGTAATTCCAACCTCTGGTACGGCAACAGTAAACGGTTACGACGTAGTAAAGGACGAAAAAAAGGTAAGAGAGAACATAGGGTTAGTTACGGTTAGTGATAGGCTCTTCTATTATAGGTTGACTGGCTTTGATAATTTAATCTTCTTCGGCGTCCTTCAA
It includes:
- a CDS encoding radical SAM protein — protein: MKLLFSSGTFFFITGKARKYSNTAYALQDGGCQGKCAFCSQSTLSSAPKNFLSRVKWYSANLEDFSDIISSNFMRFCLQTVYKPNFDEEALEIMKTVKTRGKSITTVPVDELKRFLNVGVDYLGVGLDTTESMFPKVGKPFSFSTYMDFIREGVKIFGKGKVFVHLVFGLGESLDEFLNLMQEIYNIGAEVALFAFTPVKGTPMENNSPPSLHQYRLVQTVRYYLSRGIPLSKLMRNGELTLPSDSTHYLTSGCPTCDRPFYNESPTAPIPYNFSVVMKD
- a CDS encoding lipoate--protein ligase family protein, whose protein sequence is MRLIISGGASGEEQMAMDESMLILLSNGLLEPTVRIWNFLPTTLSIGRFLAYEDWVDEGKRLELSIPVVRRFTGGGPALHDEKGEITWTIVGNFSMTEGYEIAGKSIVNAARELGVSATFTPINDVEAEGKKICGMAGATRRRATLIHGTFMFNTDLSMLSVIRLPSAKESVRGRPSSRVTTISLLLGRRVSREEALTAIINGFSWLGLKEGNTTQIERDLAKELSFKYSNEKWTKIR
- a CDS encoding radical SAM protein; amino-acid sequence: MSLTGGSCALSCSYCSSHYISSMEGAMSIDEFEKAVRRMNSVGVNGFLVSGGFDREGSLHLSKYIPVMRKLKRELGVIFNVHPGLQTKDVVEDMSDAVDMVDFEFTYTEKSIREKGLNRKPEDYLKMLEILMDRGPKYVIPHVMVGIPGDEPESSIRIASSFHPYLINLLVLIPTKGTPSESYEMPKLEDVVKAMKISSSLNKTSLGCMRPYPMKKELDKIAMNYVDRIANPHPSLRDNMEMYDACCSLPEEFFDRFRMGVRK